In Kocuria turfanensis, a single genomic region encodes these proteins:
- a CDS encoding GntR family transcriptional regulator, with amino-acid sequence MAKAYRELESTGVIETRGRLGSFVRAGDRGEELAVEAARRYAETVAGLGVPSARALELVAAQLRRSG; translated from the coding sequence GTGGCCAAGGCCTACCGGGAGCTGGAGTCCACCGGCGTGATCGAGACCCGCGGCCGGCTGGGCAGCTTCGTGCGCGCCGGGGACCGCGGCGAGGAGCTGGCCGTCGAGGCCGCCCGCCGCTACGCCGAGACGGTCGCCGGGCTGGGGGTCCCGTCCGCACGGGCCCTGGAGCTCGTCGCCGCCCAGCTGCGCCGGTCCGGCTGA
- a CDS encoding PGPGW domain-containing protein, protein MSSLEDEIAQGEDSEGRVRRALGRVRTWARGHPLLFVAYKTLVTVLGGVFVLAGLIMLVTPGPGWLAIFLGLGIWSTEYHWAHRLNVWAKGQVMRWWRWWLARTAEGRHRRALAGPGGLVPGPRHLRSPGA, encoded by the coding sequence GTGAGCAGCCTCGAGGACGAGATCGCCCAGGGGGAGGACTCCGAGGGGCGGGTGCGCCGGGCGCTGGGCCGGGTGCGCACCTGGGCCCGGGGCCACCCGCTGCTCTTCGTCGCCTACAAGACGCTCGTGACGGTCCTCGGCGGGGTGTTCGTGCTGGCCGGGCTGATCATGCTCGTCACCCCGGGGCCGGGCTGGCTGGCGATCTTCCTGGGCCTGGGCATCTGGAGCACCGAGTACCACTGGGCGCACCGGCTCAACGTGTGGGCCAAGGGGCAGGTCATGCGCTGGTGGCGCTGGTGGCTGGCCCGGACCGCGGAGGGCCGCCACCGCCGGGCGCTGGCCGGTCCGGGCGGGCTGGTGCCGGGGCCCCGCCACCTGCGCAGCCCCGGGGCCTGA
- a CDS encoding UDP-N-acetylmuramate dehydrogenase: MTTPHLADLTTAAVGGPARHYVRAETEQAVVDAVAEADAAGRDVLVVGGGSNLITADAGYAGTVVHVASRGVQAVAEDAGGVLLEVQAGHSWDELVAQAVAEGLVGIEALSGIPGTTGATPVQNVGAYGQEVAQTVELVRVWDRHERRVREFAPAELAFAYRDSALKRSTVDGSPRHVVLAVRFRLARGADSAPVRYGELARRLGVEVGERAPLARVRETVLALRAGKGMVLDPADRDTYSTGSFFTNPILPAAALGDRLPADAPRFPVVDAAGNPLAGRVKLSAAWLIDHAGFGKGFGLPGTRNEVLDLDGAAVAGGRASLSTKHTLALTNRGDASAADLMALARTVRDGVASVYGVDLVAEPVIVGTGV; encoded by the coding sequence CCGACGCCGCCGGGCGGGACGTGCTCGTGGTCGGCGGCGGCTCCAACCTCATCACGGCCGACGCCGGGTACGCGGGCACCGTGGTGCACGTGGCCTCCCGGGGCGTGCAGGCCGTGGCGGAGGACGCCGGCGGCGTGCTCCTGGAGGTCCAGGCCGGGCACTCCTGGGACGAGCTCGTGGCGCAGGCGGTGGCCGAGGGCCTGGTGGGCATCGAGGCGCTCTCCGGCATCCCGGGCACCACCGGCGCCACCCCGGTGCAGAACGTGGGCGCCTACGGCCAGGAGGTCGCCCAGACCGTGGAGCTGGTGCGCGTCTGGGACCGGCACGAGCGCCGGGTGCGGGAGTTCGCCCCGGCCGAGCTGGCGTTCGCCTACCGCGACTCGGCGCTCAAGCGCAGCACCGTGGACGGCTCGCCCCGCCACGTGGTCCTGGCGGTGCGCTTCCGGCTCGCGCGCGGGGCGGACAGCGCCCCCGTCCGCTACGGCGAGCTCGCCCGCCGGCTGGGCGTGGAGGTGGGGGAGCGGGCCCCGCTGGCGCGGGTCCGCGAGACGGTCCTGGCCCTGCGGGCCGGCAAGGGCATGGTGCTCGACCCGGCCGACCGGGACACGTACAGCACCGGCTCGTTCTTCACCAACCCGATCCTCCCGGCGGCCGCGCTCGGGGACCGGCTGCCCGCCGACGCCCCCCGGTTCCCCGTGGTGGACGCCGCCGGGAACCCGCTGGCGGGCCGGGTCAAGCTCTCGGCCGCCTGGCTCATCGACCACGCCGGCTTCGGCAAGGGTTTCGGGCTGCCCGGGACGCGCAACGAGGTCCTGGACCTCGACGGCGCCGCGGTCGCCGGGGGCCGGGCCTCGCTGTCCACCAAGCACACGCTCGCGCTGACCAACCGCGGGGACGCCTCGGCGGCCGACCTCATGGCCCTGGCCCGCACCGTGCGCGACGGGGTGGCCTCGGTCTACGGGGTGGACCTGGTCGCCGAGCCCGTCATCGTGGGCACCGGCGTCTGA